GCGCCGAAACCATTGCCCGGGAAACCGTGGTGGCCCAGGTGCGCCACTCCCTGTGCTCCCTTTGCCAGAAGTGCGTGGCGGCCTGCCCCTACGGGGCGCGCCAAGTGGATATGGAGCAGGGGCGCATCGTGGTGGATGAGATCCTCTGCCAGGGCTGCGGCTCCTGCGCCGCGGTCTGCCCCAACTCCGCCACCGTGCTCAGCGGATATCACGACGGGCCGGTCATGGCGCTCATCGACGCGGCATTGGAAGAACCCATGCCCCGGCAAACGCCAAAGGAGCGTGAGCAATGAACGGGACACTCAAGGATCCAGCGGCGGAGATCCGCGAGCATATGGCCGCCTGCATGCAGTGCGGCACCTGCTCCGCCTCCTGCCCCAACGCGGCGTTTATGGACATCAGCCCGCGCAAGCTCTGGCGGTTGGCCCAGCTGGACCGCATGGACGACGTGGTGGCCAGCCGGACGTTCTGGATGTGCAGCTCCTGCTACAATTGCATGCTGCGTTGCCCGCGGGGGCTGCCCACCACCAGAATCATGCAGGCGCTCAAGCGGTTGGCTGCGGAGCGGGGCGCTCCCGGTTCGCGGCGGCGGCAGGCCTTTTACCGCGCCTTTACCGAAAATGTGGAACGCTATGGCCGGGTGCAGGAAAGCGCGCTCATGAACACCTATCTGCGTCGCCGGGCCAATCCTGTGTTGGCGCTGAGCTACGCGCCGTTAGGGTGGAAACTGTTGCGGCGGGGCAAGCTGCATCTGCTTCCGGAATCCGGCCATAAGGGACGGCTCGCACCACTCGTGAACAAGGTGCGTGAAATGGAGGGCCGGTCATGAAGTATGCCTATTATCCCGGTTGTTCTCTGACCAGCAGCGCCGTGGAATACGATGTGAGCACCAGGGCCATGCTTTCGGCTCTGGGGGCAAAGGTGCATGAGATACCGGACTGGACCTGTTGCGGCGCCAGCTCCGTGGAGAATGTGGGCGAACTGCTCTCCCTGGCCTTGCCTGCGCGTAACCTGGCCCTGGCCGAGCGCGATTTACCGGGCATGGACGTGCTTGCGCCGTGCAGCGCCTGTTACCTGAACCTGCGCCATGCCAGAGAGGAGGCCCGCGCCGACAGGGACGTGGCCGCCCGTCTGGGCGAAGCGCTGGACGCGGAAGGGTTGACCCTGGCGGCCGAAGCCCCGGTACGGCACCTGCTGGACGTGCTGGTGAACGACATCGGACCCCAGCGGATCCAGGAGGCCTGCGTTCGTGACCTCACGGGACTGGCCATTGCTCCGTATTACGGTTGTCAGGCGCTACGGCCCTATACCGACTTCGACGATCCCAACCGGCCCCGCAGTATGGACGCCCTGATTCGGGCCGTGGGTGCGGAGCCGGTGGACTGGGACATGGGGGCGAGGTGCTGCGGCGCGTCGCTCATGGTGACGCACAAGGAGGCGGCCCTGGACGCGGTGAGCACCATACTTGGTGCGGTGCGCGGCGCCCATGCCGTGGTCACGGTCTGCCCCATGTGCCAGATGAATCTGGAAGCCTATCAAGGCGAGGCCTTGGCCCGGATGGGCGGCGGGGAGCGTGTGAGCGTGCTCTACCTGCCCCAGCTTCTCGGACTGGGCCTGGGTCTCGATCAAAAGGATGTGGGACTGCATCGGAACATGACCGTGACGAACCGGCTGCGCGCCAAATTGCGGCGCATCGACATGCCAATAGCGCGGCCCATGGCGGATGCGGACCAAGGGGAAGGGAACGAGGAAACGACCCAACCACCCGGAACAGGAGGGTGAGAGTATGTTTAAGGACATCGTTGTCGGCGTGACCCCGAGCGGGTTGGATGAGTGCGCGGTGGATGCGGCCATCGGTTTTGCCCAGCGTTTTGAGGCCAAGCTGTACATGGTCCATGTGGCGGGCATGGGACACAGCTGGGGCGACATGCGCCACCTGGAGCCTTCGGGCGAAACGGATC
The Paucidesulfovibrio gracilis DSM 16080 DNA segment above includes these coding regions:
- a CDS encoding 4Fe-4S dicluster domain-containing protein: MNGTLKDPAAEIREHMAACMQCGTCSASCPNAAFMDISPRKLWRLAQLDRMDDVVASRTFWMCSSCYNCMLRCPRGLPTTRIMQALKRLAAERGAPGSRRRQAFYRAFTENVERYGRVQESALMNTYLRRRANPVLALSYAPLGWKLLRRGKLHLLPESGHKGRLAPLVNKVREMEGRS
- a CDS encoding CoB--CoM heterodisulfide reductase iron-sulfur subunit B family protein, whose translation is MKYAYYPGCSLTSSAVEYDVSTRAMLSALGAKVHEIPDWTCCGASSVENVGELLSLALPARNLALAERDLPGMDVLAPCSACYLNLRHAREEARADRDVAARLGEALDAEGLTLAAEAPVRHLLDVLVNDIGPQRIQEACVRDLTGLAIAPYYGCQALRPYTDFDDPNRPRSMDALIRAVGAEPVDWDMGARCCGASLMVTHKEAALDAVSTILGAVRGAHAVVTVCPMCQMNLEAYQGEALARMGGGERVSVLYLPQLLGLGLGLDQKDVGLHRNMTVTNRLRAKLRRIDMPIARPMADADQGEGNEETTQPPGTGG